AAACCGAATATTTCACCCTTTTTAATTGTAAAAGAAACATCCTGCAAGGCAGTTTCCCTATTAAACACCTTATTTAAATGTTGTACATCAATAACTGTCTCCATGTGTAAACCTCCTGTAGTTGTTGTTAACCTAACTTTACAGTGTGATGGAGAAGTAGACATTAAATTACAGGTGAAAGGCAGAAAAATGACCTTCAATGGAGAAATATTTAGCTGACAGGAGTCTTTTATTTCCTGGGAAATCTACTATATTCCGAGTATTTCTTTTAAATCCGCAAGTTTATTTTTCGACAAAGGGACAACTGTTTTTTCATTGCAATTTAACGCAAGACTGTAGCTGTTGCGGGTCCAAGTGATGATTTCACGTACCTTTTGGAGGTTAACGATATAAGAACGATGGCTTCTAAAAAAGCCGAATGGTGTCAATTTCTGCTCTAAGTCATTAAGAGATAGTGTGCAAGGATAGGCTTCATTTGCAACATATACGCTCACAACGCCTTCCACACTTTCAATATAATCTATTTCTGGTGGGTTAAATAAAATGATTTTGTCATTTTTCTTTGTTGGGATTTTATCAAAGCGGATAGGTGCATTGTCGATTGGTGTGGAAACTGTTTCAATTTCATCCTCTTTTACATCCAGTGCATGTAAACCTAATGCATCTAATCTATATATTTCGCCACTCGAAATAATCAAGTCTTCCAAATTATTCGAAAGTAAAATAATGGTTTTTTCTTTTTTTTGTAGAGCGGCAAGTAATTGTTGTACGCTATGCTTTGAAAATTCATCTAGATTTTGAAATGGTTCCTCGATTATTTGAATTTGTGCTGAATTAAGATATGTATGAAGCAGTTTTAAACGTTGCTTTTCACCGTTTTGAAGTTTATTGATTTTTTTGTTTTTTTGTTCGGTAAGTGTTAAAAGCTTTAAAATATCGTCTTTATTGTGCAAGGGGATTGTATAAAGCTTCAAACAAAATTGAATATACTCCATCACTGTCAGGCGCTCATATAAAGCACTTTCTCGCAAACAAGTATAACAATTAGGTTGTTTTAAAAACCATTCCATTAATGGCTTGATTTTAGCAACGTCAGTATAAATGCCAATAATACAGTCTGGTTGCAGTGGAAATTGAAAGCTTGGATAAATAATATTTCCTGATTCAATATAAGGTTCGATTTCAATATATTTATTTTGGTTCATGCTAAGCACTCCTTATA
This DNA window, taken from Lysinibacillus sp. FSL M8-0337, encodes the following:
- a CDS encoding LytTR family transcriptional regulator DNA-binding domain-containing protein; translated protein: MNQNKYIEIEPYIESGNIIYPSFQFPLQPDCIIGIYTDVAKIKPLMEWFLKQPNCYTCLRESALYERLTVMEYIQFCLKLYTIPLHNKDDILKLLTLTEQKNKKINKLQNGEKQRLKLLHTYLNSAQIQIIEEPFQNLDEFSKHSVQQLLAALQKKEKTIILLSNNLEDLIISSGEIYRLDALGLHALDVKEDEIETVSTPIDNAPIRFDKIPTKKNDKIILFNPPEIDYIESVEGVVSVYVANEAYPCTLSLNDLEQKLTPFGFFRSHRSYIVNLQKVREIITWTRNSYSLALNCNEKTVVPLSKNKLADLKEILGI